One part of the Eptesicus fuscus isolate TK198812 chromosome 2, DD_ASM_mEF_20220401, whole genome shotgun sequence genome encodes these proteins:
- the LOC129151883 gene encoding growth-regulated protein homolog gamma-like isoform X1, with amino-acid sequence MARTATAAAAPRAPRFLRAALLLLLLAAACRQAAAAPVDPAAAPVVTELRCQCLQTVQGIHPKNIQSVQVTSPGSHCDQTEVIATLKNGQKVCLNPASPLVKKILNKMLNKASTN; translated from the exons ATGGCCCgcaccgccaccgccgccgctgcACCCCGCGCTCCCCGGTTCCTCCGGGCcgcgctcctgctcctgctcctggccGCCGCCTGCCGGCAAGCTGCAG CGGCGCCCGTGGACCCCGCAGCGGCGCCCGTGGTCACTGAACTGCGCTGCCAGTGCTTGCAGACCGTGCAGGGAATTCACCCCAAGAACATCCAGAGTGTGCAGGTGACGTCCCCAGGATCTCACTGCGACCAAACTGAAGTCAT AGCCACTCTCAAGAATGGACAGAAAGTTTGTCTCAACCCCGCATCCCCCCTGGTTAAGAAAATACTGAACAAGATGTTAAACAA GGCCAGCACCAACTGA
- the LOC129151883 gene encoding growth-regulated protein homolog gamma-like isoform X2, with product MARTATAAAAPRAPRFLRAALLLLLLAAACRQAAAAPVVTELRCQCLQTVQGIHPKNIQSVQVTSPGSHCDQTEVIATLKNGQKVCLNPASPLVKKILNKMLNKASTN from the exons ATGGCCCgcaccgccaccgccgccgctgcACCCCGCGCTCCCCGGTTCCTCCGGGCcgcgctcctgctcctgctcctggccGCCGCCTGCCGGCAAGCTGCAG CGGCGCCCGTGGTCACTGAACTGCGCTGCCAGTGCTTGCAGACCGTGCAGGGAATTCACCCCAAGAACATCCAGAGTGTGCAGGTGACGTCCCCAGGATCTCACTGCGACCAAACTGAAGTCAT AGCCACTCTCAAGAATGGACAGAAAGTTTGTCTCAACCCCGCATCCCCCCTGGTTAAGAAAATACTGAACAAGATGTTAAACAA GGCCAGCACCAACTGA
- the LOC103288017 gene encoding growth-regulated protein homolog gamma-like has protein sequence MARTATAAAAAARAPRFLRAALLLLLLAAACRQAAAAPVVTELRCQCLQTVQGIHPKIIQSVQVTSPGPHCDQTEVIATLKNGQKVCLNPASPLVKKILDKLLKKDNTN, from the exons ATGGCCCgcaccgccaccgccgccgctgccgcAGCCCGCGCTCCCCGGTTCCTCCGGGCcgcgctcctgctcctgctcctggccGCCGCCTGCCGGCAAGCTGCAG CGGCGCCCGTGGTCACTGAACTGCGCTGCCAGTGCTTGCAGACCGTGCAGGGAATTCACCCCAAGATCATCCAGAGTGTGCAGGTGACGTCCCCAGGACCCCACTGCGACCAAACAGAAGTCAT AGCCACTCTCAAGAATGGACAGAAAGTTTGTCTCAACCCCGCATCCCCCCTGGTTAAGAAAATACTGGACAAGCTGTTAAAAAA GGACAACACCAACTGA